The Gloeobacter violaceus PCC 7421 DNA window CGACCCTGGACGCCCCCGGCTTCGGCGTCAACGTCGGCATCGACGCGCTGTTTTGATCTTTGTCGTCGAAAATTTCCAAGGTATAGCTGTCGCCATTTAAGTTAGGACGCAGCCTGTTTGAGAACGGCATCCATTGCGTTGCGCAAATGCCCGCAATCACGTAACCGTTTGCGAATCCGACTTTTCAACCACGCCCAGCACTTCTCAATGCGGTTCAGGTCGGGGGAATACGGGGGTAAATAGAGTACGTGGGCACCGGCCGCTTCAATCAATGCGGCAATCCGGCCACCATGATCAAACGTGGCGTTATCCAGAATCACCCACTCGCCAGGCTGCAACACAGGAATCAAGCAGCTCTCCAGCCAAATTTCAAACACGGTCCGATTGCAAGCCCCTTCGACAGTGAACGGGGCGATCAGCTGACCGGCTCGATAGCCCGCAATCATGTTGATGCGACCTTGACGACGACCTGCTTTCAGTCCGTAAAAGCGCTCCCCCAACGGCGACCAACCGTATCCGTAATCGTCGCGCTCGTCCATGCCGGACTGATCGACATACACCAGGTGCGCGGCTTTCGGGTCCGGCAGAAGCTCTAGGAATGCTGAGCGTTTCGCCTCATCGCGTTCGCGATACCCGTAGGTCTTTTTTTTCGGGTGATGCCAAGCTTGTGCAACGCCCGCGAAATCGTGCGGCTACTGATCTGTCCATCCCACAGTTGCGCCATCTCGGCCTGGGTTTTGTCGCCATGTGCTTCTACGAAGGCCCGAAACTTTTCCCAGTCGGTAATTTTCTGACCCTTATGGGATGCCGGTCTGGGCTTTG harbors:
- a CDS encoding IS630 family transposase (programmed frameshift), encoding MAKPYSYDFRQKVLQAIELNGLKKSEASELFDISRNTINLWSQRKAETGDVQAKPRPASHKGQKITDWEKFRAFVEAHGDKTQAEMAQLWDGQISSRTISRALHKLGITRKKTYGYRERDEAKRSAFLELLPDPKAAHLVYVDQSGMDERDDYGYGWSPLGERFYGLKAGRRQGRINMIAGYRAGQLIAPFTVEGACNRTVFEIWLESCLIPVLQPGEWVILDNATFDHGGRIAALIEAAGAHVLYLPPYSPDLNRIEKCWAWLKSRIRKRLRDCGHLRNAMDAVLKQAAS